The following DNA comes from Ignavibacteria bacterium.
AATGGCGGTTCCCCCGGATTGAAGAACAGTATCTATACAAATACCAATTTTGCAACGGGAGAAATTTCTGTTTCACCGAACCCGTTCTCACCCGATGGCGATGGTTACGAGGATTTTACAATTATCAGCTACAAGCTTAAAAATTCAGTTTCACAGGTAAGAATGAAAATATATGACGTAAAGGGGAGGCTGGTAAAAACCATCATGAATAACCAGGCATCGGGTCCGGAAGGTCAGGTTGTATTTAACGGAATTGATGATGAGAACCGCAAGCTGAGGCTTGGCATTTATGTGATATTCCTGGAAGCTTTAAATGACCAGAACGGTGTAGTTGAAACAATAAAATCAACCCTTGTTGTAGGCGCAAAATTATAAGAAAGAAAAACCCATTAATGGCTAAGAATCAAACAGCGAAAAAAACACAATCAATAGATAAGCAGGTAAAAAAAGAGCAGACACCCGTACAGATCAATAAAATTGTTCTCTATATAATACTCGCAGTGATTTCCTTTGCGGTATATGCAAATTCACTGCAGAATGAATTTGTTTTTGATGATGAATCAGTTGTTGAAGGCGACCCAACTATAACAGAGCTTTCCAATATCCCGAAGTTCTTTACAGGTGAAATGGGATTTCACAAGGTAATTGGCGCTTATTACAGACCGGTTGTTTCAGCTTCATATACTATAGATCATGCTATATGGGGCTTGCAGCCCTTCGGTTTCCATTTAACAAATGTTATAATGCACATTATAAATGTGCTGCTGTTTTTTGCGCTGCTGCGGCTGATGTTTGAAAAGTCACAATCACCTTATAAAGATTATATCATCCTGATCGCCGCACTTATATTTGCTGTTCATCCAATACATACAGAAGTTGTAGCATGGGTCAGCGGGCGCACGGACGGGCTTTCATGCACATTCTTTTTTGCCGCATTTATTTTTTATCTGAAATACAGCAAAGAGCCGTCAAATAAAAATCTTGCGCTTACACTATTAATGTATGCTCTTTCGCTGTTTTCCAAGGAAATGGCTATCACTTTTCCTGCAGTTGTTATACTGTATGATATGATTATCAACAGGGGAGAGTTTAAAGAGCTGCTCAAAAAACGTTATATTGTTTACGGTTCTTTAATAGTGTTATCGGGTCTTTTTATGCTGTTAAGATGGTATGCATTAAGAACAGCGGTTCCAAGACCTACATATTTTTATTTTTATGAGATGGATACACTCACAGCGATTTTAACAATGCTGCAGACATTGCCACTATATTTCAGGTTATCAATTGCGCCGTATGGTATGCTTTACCATTATAGCGGATACATGCCGGATATTTCAAGCTTAACAGATATAAGAGCACTGTTTGCCGTATTTTTTATATTGATACTTGGCGGAGCTTCGGTTTATTTCATTAAACGCGCGCCGTATGTTTCTTACGCAATAATAATATTTTTTGTCACACTGCTGCCGGTTTTAAATATAGTGCCTACTATGAACTTTATGGCAGACAGGTTTTTGTATATTCCTTCAATGTTCGTAAGTATTATTGCTGCGGCTGCTCTATTCAGGTATTTTACTAAAAAGAACTATAACCTTGTTATGGGAATTTCAGCGGCAGTGCTTATATTATTTTCATACATGACATATGCCAGGAATGCAGAATGGAGAACCAATGATATATTGTTCCTAAGCGCTGAAGGCAGGCCGGGGACTGTGACTTATGTTAATATAGGCAATATATATGCAAACAAAGGAAATTTTGATGTTGCAGAGGTTTATTACAGGAAGGCGATTGACCTGCGCAAGGAAACGCTGATAGCGCATAATAATGTTGGCAAGGTGTTTATGGTAAAGGGTAATTATGATTCAGCTTACTACTATATTAATAAAGCATTCCTGCTGGATACCCTTTCACCAGAGCCGCAGTTCACGTTTGCGCAGATGTATCAGCGAAAAGGCGATATTCCGATGGCGATCCAGTGGCTTGAAAAGCTGTGTTCACACTCACCAAGGTATTACAATGCATCGGATATGCTTGCAGAGCTGAAAGCGCTGCCGCCGCCGCAAAATACAGGCGATAATCAGATTGTGCCGCCCGTGTTAAAGGATGAAAAAATGGAAAAGGTGAGAGTACTCGAAGAATCATCCTATAAAAATTACCAGGCTAAGAATTTTGATAAGGCTATTGATGAGCTGAACCAGCTTATCAAGTTAATGCCTGATAAATCCGCGGGATATTATAATAACATAGGTATGTGTTATATGGACCAGGAAAAGTACACCGAAGCAATAGAAAATTTTACAGTTGCGGCAACAAAAGATTCTAAATTTTCGTCTGCTTATAATAATATTGGTACCTGTTATGAAAGGATGAATGAAATTCCAAAAGCGAGGGAAAGCTACAAAAAAGCATTGCAGGTTGATCCCAATAATGAGCTTGCAAAACAGAATCTTGAGAAATTGAAATAAGAGTTTTATTACAGAGTATAAATTCAGAATTTAAAATTAACCCGCGGAATATTCTGCGGGTTTTTTTATTAACTGAAATTCAGCTTTAACATTTCGCTCCATAGGAAAATAATTAGATGCTCAAAGAAGAAACACACCCTCCCGCCAGGGCGGGACAAGCTTCTCAAGAGGGGAATATGATTAGCCATGCCCTTCAGGGCGTGGGTTAAGTGCACCCACAAAAAAAGGGCTTTAGCCCTCATTAGAAAATAATTAGATGCTAAAAAGAAGAAACACACCCTCCCGCCAGGGCGGGACAAGCTTCTCAAGAGGGGAATTATAAATTATCTACAATAAATTACTTGCGAGCTCGGCAAGCTCTGAACGCTCGCCTTTGATGAGATTTACATGAGCGTAAAGATCCTGACCCTTAAAATGCTCAATAAGATATGTTAAACCGTTTGATTGCGAATCAAGATACGGATGGTCAATCTGGTAAACATCACCTGTGAAAACGATCTTAGCGCCTTCACCAACCCTGGTTATAATTGTTTTTACTTCATGGGGTGTCAGATTCTGCGCTTCATCAACAATGAAAAATATACGCTGCAGACTTCTGCCCCTAATATAGCTTAACGGTTCAATTACCAGCTTCTGGTCTTTCACCATTTGTGTTATCTGCTGATGCTGCTTTTCGGTTTCGCTGTACTGGTCCTGTATAACCTTAAGATTATCCCATAGCGGCTGCATGTAGGGCGCGAGCTTTGATTCCACATCACCGGGAAGGTAGCCAATATCTTTATTGCTCAGCGGAACGACGGGTCTTGCGATATATATCTGCCTGTAGTTCTTTTTAACATTCAATGCAGATGCAAGCGCAAGCAGGGTTTTGCCTGTGCCGGCTTTTCCTGTAATTGTAACAAGCGGAAGGTTGTGGTTTGTTAAGGCATCAATTGCGAATGTTTGTTCAGCGTTGCGGGGTTTAATTCCGTAAACAGGGTTTTTATCAACCTTACGCAGTATCTGGTTCTTATTATCAATTGCAGCAAGTACTGAGTGGCTTGCATTGCGAAGCACGAGATATTTGTTCGGAACCTGTTCGGTTTTTGATTTTTTTAATGTAGTTTTTATGGGAACTTCAAATGGCGGCTGGTAGAGCTTTTCTATCAGATCATGGCTGAAATTCTCTATGGTTTCTTTCCCGCTGTATAGTTCTTCAACATTTGTGATCTTATCGGTTGTATAATCTTCAGCCTGAACGCCGACTGCCTTGGCTTTCATCCTCAAATTTACATCTTTACTTACAAGTATTACACTGTGCCCGGTTTTACGCTGTTTAATTTCAAATGCTGCGCTGAGTATGCGGTGATCAGGTGTATCTTCTTTGAATACATCGCGTATCTCATCATTTAATCCTTTGCTAAGGGCAATGGAGACCTTGCCCTTGCCTTTGCCCAGCGGCACGCCGCCGTTGAAGAGGGCTGAGCCTGTAAGGCTATCGAGCTTTCGGGCAAATTCACGCGCATTCAGGTTTATAACCTGGCTGCCACGCTTAAAGTGATCAAGCTCTTCGATCACAGTTATGGGAATGGCGATATCATGCTCTTTAAACTGGTTTATGCAGGTAGAATCATGCAATATCACATTTGTATCTAAAACAAAGGTTTTCTTAGGAGCCTTGCTGCTTTTCATTAAGTATAGTTAAATTTTGAGATGGTGAAAATAATAATTAAAATAAATATAATGAAACAAAAATCCTGTTAAGCTTTTACGACCTGTCCGCCATCAAAAACCATGCCTGATGCCATTTCATTATAAGTAATAAATATATTTGATTCTTCAATTTCCAGTTCAGCCGCTAATGTTCCGGCAACGGTTTTCATTATGGTTTCAATCTGTTCATTTGATTTACCCTCAAAACCTGTAATTTCAATAATAGGTGAATGAGTCTTTGCCTGCATTGCAGCCGCAGTAGTATCGCCAACAGCATATTGGTGCCGCTCAATGAACTGCCAATATGACCAGATATGCCCGGGCTCAATTCCTGCTGCATCAGAAATTTGCAGGTTTAATCTTTTTAAAATCTCATTAATTTTTAATGGTCTGCTTAAGGGTAGTGTTTTTATACAGATTACAGGCATTATATAATATTGGAGTTAACAATTACAATTTGATGTCACTGCACAAATATAAGAAATATTTCAAAGAAAATCTAAATAAACCAGAAAACAGCAAAAAAGTAATCCTAACGGAAAATTAACAGCTCTTTATAAAATATTTTATATAATGACTCTTATCAATATAATAACAAAAATGAGGATTGAAATAAGTATTATTATTTTCTGCTCTGTTGGGGACATAATGATAATATAATATCTCGTTTTATCAATAAAAATTTATTAATTTGGTTCAACCTAAATTATATAACCATGAAAAACCTTTTAATAATATCCCTGCTTATCCTTTTAGCCTCAATATATTCATGCAATGATGATACTATAAATAATAATGTGGGCAATCCAACAGCTGATTTTGATATGTACATTATCAAATCAAAGGATACAGCATTCAATTTTGCAACATACACTTATAAGAATGGTGAGAATGGGCTTAAATTATTCAATGACTCGCTTTTAGTATTCTCAAAATCCAAAAACGGGATAATTCTGCTTGCGCGGATAAATTCGTTGCACAACATTACAGCATTTTATTATTCTGATGAAAACGGAAACGGAATTTTACAAATTCCTTTTCAAAACCTGCCAGATTATATTGAAATTTCTCCGGATGCATCAAAGGTCTTATTTGCTGAAGAAAATAATGCTGCTCTTTATATATCAAACATCGATGGAACCCAAAAGTTACTTCTTTCGGGCAGCATTTTTGGCGCATTTACTTTCCCAAAATTTTCACCGAATGGTAACAGAATTGCATTTCTGGAAAAGCCGGCATCAGGAGTGCATGGGCTGTATCTGATAAATATTGACGGAACGAATAAGAAGTTATTAAAGGATAGCCTGAGTGTAATGGAATTTCATTCACTCGATTTTTCACCTGATGGCAGCGGAATTGTATACCAAACCGCAATACAGCCGGGAAATGAAACAAATGTTTGTATCATTGATACTTCAGGAAATAATTATAGAGTGTTGACAGACGGTATAAATCCATTTTGGTCACCAAACGGGGATAAAATTTGCTTTTTGAAAAGTATAGGGCAGGGAATTTATGAAATCCATTTGATAAATTCCGATGGAAGCGGTTTAACAAATATATCCGTTAATCATTATGACTATGATTCACCAGGAAAGTGGTCAGCAGATGGTACAAAGATAATCTACAATGGCCAGGCGCATCCGAATTTGCCGACTTTATATAAGTATGACCTGAATACCGGTTTAACAAATGTCGTCTCAGATTCTGTATTTGGCTATATGTGGAAATAATAATGGTAATTTTTAATAAAAATACTCTTTTTAAAACATTAGTAGTTTTGGTTATGATCTCTTTCACAGGCTGTGTTACCAGCAAAATTGAGTATGTTGAAAGCAGAGAGTTTCCAAAAGGGAAGACCTACAGGATATTTGAGGTATTTATGAAGGATGGCAGTGTAATAAACCTTAAAGATAAAGAGCCCGAATTCAAGCTGAATTATATAGGCAATGAAAATGTGATTATATATTTTGAAGATGTAAATATTGAAAAAAAGATACTGCTTAAGGATATATCACTGCTGAAGATAGAAGTTTTGGAAAGCAATACTGTTTTAAATGTAATTATCATAATCGGTTCTGTTATCCTGTTCTTTCTATTATTGTTAATGATTGTCAGTCCTTTCGAAGGTATGAAAATGGGGTAAGTATTATGCAATTTAAGCTATTTATTAAAAATCTTAATTTTAATTTATGATAAAGAATGCTGTAGTATTGAGTGTTATTGTATTTATTGTTATTCTGAGCTTTTCAGGCTGTGTTACCAGCAAAATTGAATATGTTGAAAGCAGCAAGGTACCGGTTGAAAAAACATACAGGATATCTCAGATTTATCTAAACGACGGAACAATAATAGATGTAAAAGAAAAAGAAGCTAAGTTAAGACCTAAATATAAAGGTGTGAGCAATGTAATTGTGTATTATGAAGATGTGAATATTGAAAGATCTGTGCCATTACAAAATGTAGCCAGTTTGAAGATAGAGGTTATAGAAAGTAATGTATTGCTGACAGTAGCAGTAATAGCCGGCTCATTGGCAGTTGCATATCTGCTGGCAATATGGATAGCAATTGCATCCGGCGGATATACAATGCATTAGTTATTGAAACAAATTAAACTGTGAATTTGTTAGTATATAGGAATCCAAAAAAATCAGAAAAAAATGAGTATATTGGCATTAATAATTTCGCTTGTAATGCTGACAGGGTGCGCTGAAAAGCCCGGCAGAACAGCGATGCATGAGCAGCAATTAACAAAACAAACTGATTCCACAAACATTTGCGGAGAATTTAAACCGGTCATGAGTAAAGACGAATTAAAAGAAAAGCTCACAGATGAGCAGTATAAAGTTACACAGGAAAAGGGGACTGAGCGTCCTTTCAGTAATAAGTATTGGGATAACCACGATGAAGGCA
Coding sequences within:
- a CDS encoding tetratricopeptide repeat protein; translation: MAKNQTAKKTQSIDKQVKKEQTPVQINKIVLYIILAVISFAVYANSLQNEFVFDDESVVEGDPTITELSNIPKFFTGEMGFHKVIGAYYRPVVSASYTIDHAIWGLQPFGFHLTNVIMHIINVLLFFALLRLMFEKSQSPYKDYIILIAALIFAVHPIHTEVVAWVSGRTDGLSCTFFFAAFIFYLKYSKEPSNKNLALTLLMYALSLFSKEMAITFPAVVILYDMIINRGEFKELLKKRYIVYGSLIVLSGLFMLLRWYALRTAVPRPTYFYFYEMDTLTAILTMLQTLPLYFRLSIAPYGMLYHYSGYMPDISSLTDIRALFAVFFILILGGASVYFIKRAPYVSYAIIIFFVTLLPVLNIVPTMNFMADRFLYIPSMFVSIIAAAALFRYFTKKNYNLVMGISAAVLILFSYMTYARNAEWRTNDILFLSAEGRPGTVTYVNIGNIYANKGNFDVAEVYYRKAIDLRKETLIAHNNVGKVFMVKGNYDSAYYYINKAFLLDTLSPEPQFTFAQMYQRKGDIPMAIQWLEKLCSHSPRYYNASDMLAELKALPPPQNTGDNQIVPPVLKDEKMEKVRVLEESSYKNYQAKNFDKAIDELNQLIKLMPDKSAGYYNNIGMCYMDQEKYTEAIENFTVAATKDSKFSSAYNNIGTCYERMNEIPKARESYKKALQVDPNNELAKQNLEKLK
- a CDS encoding PhoH family protein — protein: MKSSKAPKKTFVLDTNVILHDSTCINQFKEHDIAIPITVIEELDHFKRGSQVINLNAREFARKLDSLTGSALFNGGVPLGKGKGKVSIALSKGLNDEIRDVFKEDTPDHRILSAAFEIKQRKTGHSVILVSKDVNLRMKAKAVGVQAEDYTTDKITNVEELYSGKETIENFSHDLIEKLYQPPFEVPIKTTLKKSKTEQVPNKYLVLRNASHSVLAAIDNKNQILRKVDKNPVYGIKPRNAEQTFAIDALTNHNLPLVTITGKAGTGKTLLALASALNVKKNYRQIYIARPVVPLSNKDIGYLPGDVESKLAPYMQPLWDNLKVIQDQYSETEKQHQQITQMVKDQKLVIEPLSYIRGRSLQRIFFIVDEAQNLTPHEVKTIITRVGEGAKIVFTGDVYQIDHPYLDSQSNGLTYLIEHFKGQDLYAHVNLIKGERSELAELASNLL
- a CDS encoding tautomerase family protein, with product MPVICIKTLPLSRPLKINEILKRLNLQISDAAGIEPGHIWSYWQFIERHQYAVGDTTAAAMQAKTHSPIIEITGFEGKSNEQIETIMKTVAGTLAAELEIEESNIFITYNEMASGMVFDGGQVVKA
- a CDS encoding PD40 domain-containing protein; the encoded protein is MKNLLIISLLILLASIYSCNDDTINNNVGNPTADFDMYIIKSKDTAFNFATYTYKNGENGLKLFNDSLLVFSKSKNGIILLARINSLHNITAFYYSDENGNGILQIPFQNLPDYIEISPDASKVLFAEENNAALYISNIDGTQKLLLSGSIFGAFTFPKFSPNGNRIAFLEKPASGVHGLYLINIDGTNKKLLKDSLSVMEFHSLDFSPDGSGIVYQTAIQPGNETNVCIIDTSGNNYRVLTDGINPFWSPNGDKICFLKSIGQGIYEIHLINSDGSGLTNISVNHYDYDSPGKWSADGTKIIYNGQAHPNLPTLYKYDLNTGLTNVVSDSVFGYMWK